One Exiguobacterium sp. BMC-KP genomic window, GGCGCACCGACCGTACGGATGATCCGCTCTTTGATGTCACGTTCACCGCCAAATAAATCGACGCGCCCCGTAGGTCTAAGTGCCATTGCATTAATCGTGAAGTCACGTCGTGTCAAATCTTCTTCCAGACTTACGCCAAGCGTTACCGCATCCGGACGCCTGCGATCGCTATATGTCGCTTCCGAACGGAATGTCGTGATTTCATACGGCACGTGGTTTAGGACGACTGTCACGGTTCCGTGCTCAAGGCCTGTCGGAATGACGACCGGGAATAAATCGATGATCTGTTCCGGTAACATTGAACTGGCTAAGTCATAGTCTCCTGGTATTCGGTCAAGCAACATGTCACGAACGGCGCCACCCACGATGTAGGCTTCACCCCCCGCCTGTTCGATCGTTTCAATGATGTGATGTGCGCCTTCAAGCAAGTTCATGACGTGCACACACCCGTTCATACACTTGTTCATAGCGACGGACGATCTCATTCGAATCGAAACGACGACGCGTATCGCGAATCCCCTCTTCTCTCATTCGTTCGCGTAACATCGGATCATCTGCAAGTTCACCGATACGCGCTGCAGCCATTTTGACATCGTAGGTCGGAACGATATACCCAGTCACCCCGTCCTGAATGACTTCTGGTAATCCACCTGCTGTCGAAACGACACTCGGGACACCAATCGCCATTGCTTCGAGAACGACAAGTCCAAACGCCTCTTTTTCAGACAACAAGACATGAATGTCGCTGATGGCGAGCAATTGCGCGACATGTTCCTGTTTACCGGCAAAGATGACCTTATCGTCAATACCAAGTTCCTTCGCACGCCGTCTCGTTTGCCCCATCTCTGGACCATCGCCGACGAGCAATAGACGCATCTTCCGATCTTTCGCTGCGATTGCGAATGCCGCAAGTGTATCGTCGATTCGTTTGACGGGTCGGAAGTTCGAGATATGAATGACAACGACTTCATCTGACTCGATGCCGTAGTGTCGTTTCAAACGTTCGTCACGCATCGGATAATAGACACTCTCATCAATCGAGTTCGCAATGACATCGATGTCGTAGTGCGCGTTAAGCGTTGCATTCGTCTCAAGCGCTAGACTTTCTGAGACGGCCGTAACCGCATCCGATCGTTCGATACCATACCGGATGGCCGGTTGCATCTCTAAGTCTTGTCCGATGACCGTGATGTCCGTACCATGCAACGTCGTCACGACAGCGACACCTTTTTTCTTCGCCATGTTTCGACCGAGATCAGCACAGACCGCATGCGGCACAGCATAATGGGCATGAATGACATCAAGATCGAATAGATCAATAATTTCTGCTACTTTCGATGCTAGTGTAATGTCATAAGGGGGATATTTAAAAACGGAATACTGGTTGACTTCCACCAAGTGTACCGTGATGTTCGGGCGATATTCCGTCAGTCGAAACGGCATGCTCGACGTAATGAAGTGAACGTCATGTCCACGATCCGCCAGTTTCATACCGAGCTCCGTTGCGACGACGCCACTCCCGCCAACAGAGGGATAACAAAGGATTCCAATTGCTTTTTTCATGATACAACCACACTCTCTTTATGACTTCTATTCGTCTCTATTCTAAGCAATATCGATCGGAATGACCATACTGATCACTTTTCGACTGATTTTCCGAGGAAAAGCTAGTCTTTTTCCTACCGTGCCGTTACCCTAGAGAAAGAGTCTTGATTTGAAAGGAGCATACGGAAATGGCACCTCCATTCCAGTTTCCGATTCGGATCCAGAACATCCTCTGGATTCTAGTCGGATCATTCATTTTTGCTTTTGGTATTTATCATTTTAACGTTCAAAACGAATTGGCAGAGGGTGGGTTCACCGGA contains:
- the bshA gene encoding N-acetyl-alpha-D-glucosaminyl L-malate synthase BshA — its product is MKKAIGILCYPSVGGSGVVATELGMKLADRGHDVHFITSSMPFRLTEYRPNITVHLVEVNQYSVFKYPPYDITLASKVAEIIDLFDLDVIHAHYAVPHAVCADLGRNMAKKKGVAVVTTLHGTDITVIGQDLEMQPAIRYGIERSDAVTAVSESLALETNATLNAHYDIDVIANSIDESVYYPMRDERLKRHYGIESDEVVVIHISNFRPVKRIDDTLAAFAIAAKDRKMRLLLVGDGPEMGQTRRRAKELGIDDKVIFAGKQEHVAQLLAISDIHVLLSEKEAFGLVVLEAMAIGVPSVVSTAGGLPEVIQDGVTGYIVPTYDVKMAAARIGELADDPMLRERMREEGIRDTRRRFDSNEIVRRYEQVYERVCARHELA